One Deltaproteobacteria bacterium DNA window includes the following coding sequences:
- a CDS encoding TonB family protein produces MRGTRKPRRIVGFVGLSLLAHLNLLLLVGAVVSARPEGCQGTSQAVSSPVEVSLVAPEDLKAAERAREAFKKQEEAEQKKEKDEEGQVVDLPPPAEEKRPEKSRFLSEHDSRVQKETKGPPIPFRPGRVIANRPQPRVQPPGPSPSAAERAQTERKVLSLAMRTPSRPELPRSPLPRASKGDEPSREERPSTPGPRAPPGAAPPRPAGNVSLKELKLSDGELARVLGSRVNDALSDVDEGETTLLNSKRWRFASFFNRVKRQVAENWHPDRAYQRRDPSGNVYGFKDRLTILRVKLSPQGKLKYLHIEKACGVDFLDDEAIAAFKAAEPFPNPPNGLVDPKTGLINFRFGFLFEISRRPSFRIFRFHN; encoded by the coding sequence ATGCGAGGCACGAGAAAACCACGCCGGATCGTGGGGTTCGTGGGCCTGTCCCTGCTGGCCCACCTGAACCTCCTGCTGCTCGTGGGGGCGGTGGTTTCGGCGCGTCCGGAAGGGTGCCAGGGGACGTCGCAGGCTGTGAGCTCGCCGGTCGAGGTCTCGCTCGTGGCTCCCGAGGACCTCAAGGCGGCGGAGCGCGCGCGCGAGGCCTTCAAGAAGCAGGAAGAGGCCGAGCAGAAGAAGGAGAAGGACGAGGAGGGGCAGGTGGTGGACCTTCCTCCGCCCGCCGAGGAGAAGCGACCGGAGAAGTCCCGTTTTCTCTCCGAGCATGATTCGCGGGTGCAGAAGGAGACGAAGGGGCCGCCCATACCCTTTCGGCCCGGGCGCGTGATCGCCAACCGGCCGCAGCCTCGGGTGCAGCCCCCGGGACCGAGCCCCTCGGCCGCCGAGCGCGCCCAGACGGAGCGCAAGGTCCTGAGTCTGGCCATGCGCACCCCGAGCCGCCCCGAGCTTCCGCGCTCCCCGCTTCCGCGGGCCTCGAAGGGGGACGAGCCGTCGCGAGAGGAGCGCCCGAGCACTCCGGGCCCCCGCGCACCGCCCGGAGCCGCGCCGCCGCGCCCGGCAGGAAACGTGTCGCTGAAGGAGTTGAAGCTCAGCGACGGGGAGCTGGCGAGAGTCCTCGGCTCGCGCGTGAACGACGCCCTCTCGGACGTGGACGAGGGGGAGACGACCCTCCTCAATTCGAAGCGGTGGCGCTTCGCGTCCTTTTTCAACCGCGTGAAGCGTCAGGTCGCCGAGAACTGGCATCCCGACCGCGCGTATCAGCGCCGCGACCCCTCGGGCAACGTCTACGGCTTCAAGGACCGCCTAACGATTCTGCGGGTCAAGCTCTCCCCGCAGGGGAAGCTCAAGTACCTCCACATCGAGAAGGCCTGCGGGGTGGACTTTCTCGACGACGAGGCCATCGCGGCCTTCAAGGCGGCGGAGCCCTTCCCCAATCCGCCGAACGGCCTCGTCGACCCGAAGACGGGGCTCATCAACTTCCGGTTCGGCTTCCTCTTCGAGATCTCGCGTCGCCCGAGCTTCCGGATCTTTCGCTTTCACAACTGA